From the genome of Bradyrhizobium elkanii USDA 76, one region includes:
- the ureG gene encoding urease accessory protein UreG yields the protein MPTSHGPLRVGVGGPVGSGKTALMDLLCKSMRERYDIAAITNDIYTKWDAEFLVRSGSLTPDRIAGVETGGCPHTAIREDASMNLAAVADMRAKFPNLDLVLIESGGDNLAATFSPELADLTIYVIDVAAGDKIPSKGGPGITRSDLLVINKIDLAPHVGASLEKMDTDARRMRGERPFVMTNLKKSDGLDRIISFIETKGGLRSQGKVKAG from the coding sequence ATGCCCACTTCCCACGGCCCACTTCGCGTCGGCGTCGGCGGTCCGGTCGGCTCCGGCAAGACCGCGCTGATGGACCTGCTCTGCAAGTCGATGCGCGAGCGCTACGACATCGCCGCGATCACCAACGACATCTACACCAAATGGGATGCCGAGTTTCTGGTGCGCTCCGGCTCGCTGACGCCGGACCGCATCGCCGGTGTCGAGACCGGCGGCTGTCCGCACACCGCGATCCGCGAGGACGCTTCGATGAATCTCGCGGCGGTCGCCGACATGCGGGCGAAATTCCCCAACCTCGATCTGGTGCTGATCGAATCCGGCGGCGACAATCTGGCGGCGACCTTCTCGCCGGAATTGGCCGATCTGACGATCTACGTCATCGACGTTGCCGCCGGCGACAAGATCCCCTCCAAGGGCGGTCCCGGCATCACGCGATCCGACCTCCTGGTGATCAACAAGATCGATCTTGCACCCCATGTCGGTGCGTCGCTCGAGAAGATGGACACCGACGCCAGGCGGATGCGCGGCGAGCGGCCCTTCGTGATGACCAACCTGAAGAAGAGCGACGGCCTCGATCGCATCATCAGCTTCATCGAGACCAAGGGCGGCCTTCGGTCGCAGGGCAAGGTCAAGGCGGGCTGA
- a CDS encoding urease accessory protein UreF codes for MLMTTNEPDPAALRGGMAEDEAAALYRLMTWLSPSFPVGAFAYSSGIEWAVEAGDITDAASLRDWLAAMLSDGSGFCDAVFLAQSFRAALQPNHAGLKEIAELAAAFVPSRERRLETTTQGRAFIEIAGAAWNSPGLDAMIAACDGPIVYPVAVGLVSAAHGIRLAPALHAFLHAVLSNWISAGSRLIPLGQTDSQRVLADLEPVVAATAARAGAASLDDLGSATFRADLASLRHETQYTRLFRS; via the coding sequence ATGCTCATGACCACAAATGAGCCTGATCCCGCCGCGCTGCGCGGCGGGATGGCGGAGGACGAGGCGGCCGCGCTGTACCGGCTGATGACGTGGCTGTCGCCGTCCTTTCCGGTGGGAGCGTTCGCCTATTCCAGCGGCATCGAATGGGCGGTCGAGGCCGGCGACATCACCGATGCCGCGTCGCTGCGCGATTGGCTCGCCGCGATGCTTTCCGATGGCAGCGGATTTTGCGACGCCGTGTTTCTCGCGCAGAGTTTCCGCGCGGCTTTGCAGCCCAATCATGCCGGGCTGAAGGAGATCGCCGAGCTTGCCGCGGCCTTCGTGCCGTCGCGCGAGCGGCGGCTCGAGACCACGACGCAGGGGCGCGCCTTCATCGAGATTGCCGGTGCCGCCTGGAATTCACCCGGCCTCGACGCGATGATCGCGGCTTGCGACGGACCGATCGTCTACCCGGTCGCAGTCGGCCTCGTCAGCGCCGCGCACGGCATTCGGCTTGCGCCGGCGCTGCACGCCTTCCTGCATGCCGTGCTCTCGAACTGGATTTCCGCGGGCAGCCGGCTGATCCCGCTCGGGCAGACCGACAGCCAGCGCGTGCTGGCCGATCTCGAGCCGGTCGTTGCCGCGACCGCGGCGCGGGCCGGCGCCGCCTCGCTCGACGATCTCGGCAGCGCGACCTTTCGCGCCGATCTCGCAAGCCTGCGTCACGAGACGCAGTACACGAGGCTGTTCCGGTCATGA
- a CDS encoding urease accessory protein UreE — protein sequence MIRATKVLGQHRWKEAAADTVVLDFDDRHRRRMVMSGTRGLEFLLDLENAVALRGGDALVLEDGRLVEVVAAPEPLAEIRGSDPHHLIRVAWHLGNRHLPTQIMPKGLRIRRDHVIEAMVKGLGARVIEIEAPFDPEGGAYAEHAHADEHAHGHTGHDHAHSHARDHGHHHGHDHGPDHDHHHHHDEHCEHAHHHHDHSHAHDHK from the coding sequence ATGATCCGCGCCACCAAAGTCCTGGGACAGCATCGCTGGAAGGAAGCGGCAGCCGACACCGTCGTGCTCGATTTCGACGACCGGCACCGGCGGCGGATGGTGATGTCGGGGACGCGCGGGCTCGAATTCCTGCTCGATCTCGAAAACGCCGTCGCGCTGCGCGGCGGCGATGCGCTGGTGCTGGAGGACGGCCGCCTCGTCGAGGTGGTCGCAGCTCCCGAGCCGCTCGCGGAAATCCGCGGCAGCGATCCGCATCATCTGATCCGGGTCGCCTGGCATCTCGGCAACCGTCATCTGCCGACGCAGATCATGCCGAAGGGGTTGCGCATCCGCAGGGATCATGTGATCGAGGCGATGGTGAAGGGGTTAGGGGCCCGTGTCATCGAGATCGAGGCGCCGTTCGATCCCGAGGGCGGCGCCTATGCCGAGCATGCGCATGCCGACGAGCACGCGCACGGTCACACCGGGCACGATCATGCCCACAGCCATGCGCGTGATCACGGTCACCACCATGGCCATGATCATGGGCCTGACCATGACCACCACCATCATCATGATGAGCATTGCGAGCATGCCCATCATCACCACGACCACTCTCATGCTCATGACCACAAATGA
- a CDS encoding putative quinol monooxygenase, which produces MIYVIATTPMKPENKDDFIKGHKACTVETRKEKGCISYDGNVSVNDPNLYVVVERWESREDLNAHARAPHMKVWREYSANMKTGPTVIEIISDAKVEKL; this is translated from the coding sequence ATGATCTATGTCATCGCCACCACGCCGATGAAGCCGGAGAACAAGGACGACTTCATCAAGGGGCACAAGGCCTGCACGGTCGAGACCCGCAAGGAGAAGGGCTGCATCTCCTATGACGGCAATGTCAGCGTCAACGATCCCAACCTCTATGTGGTGGTCGAGCGCTGGGAGAGCCGCGAGGATCTCAACGCCCATGCCAGGGCGCCGCACATGAAGGTATGGCGCGAATATTCCGCTAACATGAAGACCGGGCCGACGGTGATCGAGATCATCAGCGACGCCAAGGTCGAGAAGCTCTGA
- a CDS encoding putative quinol monooxygenase: MIYVVATLTIKPETRAEFIAAATACIKETRKEPGNIAYDLHESVTDHSKMVFVEQWENADALVPHRTAEHMKTFGRVAVKCMAAPPKIEVITPEKVDVR, translated from the coding sequence GTGATTTACGTCGTCGCCACGCTGACCATCAAGCCCGAGACCCGCGCCGAATTCATCGCCGCGGCGACGGCCTGCATCAAGGAAACCCGCAAGGAGCCCGGCAACATCGCCTACGATCTGCATGAGAGCGTCACCGACCACAGCAAGATGGTGTTCGTCGAGCAGTGGGAGAACGCCGACGCCCTGGTGCCGCATCGCACCGCCGAGCACATGAAGACGTTCGGCCGGGTCGCGGTGAAATGCATGGCCGCGCCGCCGAAGATCGAGGTGATCACGCCCGAGAAGGTCGACGTCCGCTAA
- the ureC gene encoding urease subunit alpha produces MSVKIKRSVYADMFGPTTGDRVRLADTDLIIEVEKDLTTYGEEVKFGGGKVIRDGMGQSQVTNAQGAADTVITNALIVDHWGIVKADVAIKEGMIAAIGKAGNPDIQPNVTIIIGPGTDVIAGEGKILTAGGFDSHIHFICPQQIEHALMSGVTSMLGGGTGPSHGTFATTCTPGPWHMGRMIQSFDAFPVNLGISGKGNASRPAALVEMIKAGACALKLHEDWGTTPSAIDTCLSVADDYDVQVMLHSDTLNESGFVEDTIKAFKGRTIHAFHTEGAGGGHAPDIIKVAGLKNVLPSSTNPTRPFTRNTIDEHLDMLMVCHHLDPSIAEDLAFAESRIRKETIAAEDILHDLGALSMISSDSQAMGRLGEVIIRTWQTADKMKKQRGTLLQDKGNDNDNFRVKRYIAKYTINPAIAHGVSKLIGSVEKGKLADLVLWSPAFFGVKPDCVIKGGSIVAAPMGDPNASIPTPQPVHYQPMFAAFGKSLTASSVVFTSKAAASGGLARKLGISKKLYAVQNTRGRISKKSMIHNDATPEIEVDPETYEVRADGELLTCAPAEVLPMAQRYFMF; encoded by the coding sequence ATGTCCGTGAAGATCAAACGTTCCGTCTATGCCGACATGTTCGGGCCGACCACCGGCGACAGGGTGCGGCTCGCCGACACCGACCTGATCATCGAGGTCGAGAAGGATCTCACCACCTATGGCGAGGAGGTGAAGTTCGGCGGCGGCAAGGTGATCCGCGATGGCATGGGGCAGTCGCAGGTGACCAACGCGCAAGGCGCGGCCGATACCGTGATCACCAACGCGCTGATCGTCGATCACTGGGGCATCGTGAAGGCCGACGTCGCGATCAAGGAGGGCATGATCGCGGCGATCGGCAAGGCCGGCAATCCGGACATCCAGCCCAATGTGACCATCATCATCGGCCCCGGCACCGACGTGATCGCCGGCGAGGGCAAGATCCTCACCGCGGGCGGTTTCGACAGCCACATCCATTTCATCTGCCCGCAGCAGATCGAGCACGCGCTGATGAGTGGCGTCACCTCGATGTTAGGGGGCGGCACCGGCCCGTCGCACGGCACCTTCGCCACCACCTGCACGCCCGGTCCGTGGCACATGGGGCGGATGATCCAGTCGTTCGACGCCTTCCCGGTCAATCTCGGCATCTCGGGCAAGGGCAATGCCTCGCGTCCGGCGGCGCTGGTCGAGATGATCAAGGCCGGCGCCTGCGCGCTGAAGCTGCACGAGGATTGGGGCACCACGCCGTCCGCGATCGATACCTGTCTCTCGGTGGCCGACGATTACGACGTCCAGGTGATGCTGCACTCGGACACGCTGAACGAGTCCGGCTTCGTGGAGGATACGATCAAGGCTTTCAAGGGCCGCACCATCCATGCCTTCCACACCGAAGGTGCCGGCGGCGGCCACGCGCCCGACATCATCAAGGTTGCCGGCCTCAAGAATGTGCTGCCGTCCTCGACGAATCCGACAAGGCCGTTCACCCGCAACACCATCGACGAGCATCTGGATATGCTCATGGTGTGCCATCACCTCGATCCGTCGATCGCCGAAGACCTCGCCTTCGCCGAAAGCCGGATCCGCAAGGAGACCATCGCCGCCGAGGATATCCTGCACGATCTCGGCGCGCTCTCGATGATCTCGTCGGACTCGCAGGCGATGGGGCGGCTCGGGGAGGTCATCATCCGCACCTGGCAGACCGCCGACAAGATGAAGAAGCAGCGCGGCACGCTGCTGCAGGACAAGGGCAACGACAACGACAATTTCCGCGTCAAGCGCTACATCGCCAAATACACCATCAACCCCGCGATCGCGCACGGCGTGTCGAAGCTGATCGGCTCGGTCGAGAAAGGCAAGCTCGCCGACCTCGTGCTGTGGTCGCCGGCGTTCTTCGGCGTCAAGCCGGACTGCGTCATCAAGGGCGGCTCGATCGTTGCGGCGCCGATGGGCGATCCCAACGCCTCGATCCCGACGCCGCAGCCGGTGCATTACCAGCCGATGTTCGCCGCCTTCGGCAAGTCGCTCACCGCGTCCTCGGTGGTGTTCACCTCGAAGGCCGCGGCGAGCGGCGGTCTCGCCCGCAAGCTCGGCATCAGCAAGAAGCTCTACGCGGTGCAGAACACCCGCGGCAGGATCTCCAAGAAGAGCATGATCCACAACGACGCGACGCCCGAGATCGAGGTCGATCCCGAGACCTATGAGGTACGCGCAGACGGCGAGCTGCTGACCTGCGCGCCGGCCGAGGTTCTGCCCATGGCACAACGCTATTTTATGTTCTAA
- a CDS encoding HD domain-containing protein, producing MLPPVRIVSEAAELAARRHNGMARKGRGSEPYINHLAEVANLLAQVTDGADAELVAAGWLHDTIEDTETTREELAQKFSARVADLVVECTDDMSLAKLVRRQKQIEDAPHKSPDAKLIKTADKISNIGARIVPHPSKDERDDLADYAAWADQVVAGCRGINPRLDRIFDDTIARARAALAETGG from the coding sequence ATGCTCCCCCCAGTCCGCATAGTCTCCGAAGCCGCCGAGCTTGCCGCACGTCGTCACAACGGCATGGCGCGCAAGGGGCGGGGCAGCGAGCCTTACATCAACCATCTCGCCGAGGTCGCGAACCTGCTGGCGCAGGTGACCGATGGTGCCGATGCCGAGCTGGTGGCGGCGGGCTGGCTTCACGACACCATCGAGGACACCGAGACCACGCGCGAGGAGCTCGCGCAAAAGTTCAGCGCACGCGTCGCCGATCTCGTGGTCGAATGCACCGACGACATGAGCCTCGCGAAGCTGGTCCGCCGGCAAAAGCAGATCGAGGATGCTCCGCACAAATCTCCCGATGCAAAGCTGATCAAGACCGCCGACAAGATCAGCAATATCGGCGCGCGGATCGTGCCGCATCCAAGCAAGGACGAGCGCGACGATCTCGCCGACTATGCGGCCTGGGCCGACCAGGTCGTTGCCGGCTGCCGGGGCATCAATCCGCGGCTCGACCGCATTTTCGACGACACCATTGCGCGCGCCAGGGCCGCGCTGGCTGAAACTGGGGGCTGA
- a CDS encoding urease subunit beta, whose product MIPGELFIKDGEIELNAGRKTVTLSVANTGDRPIQVGSHYHFFETNPALKFDRKKARGMRLDIAAGTAVRFEPGQTRDVQLVALAGKRVIHGFRAEVKGKL is encoded by the coding sequence ATGATCCCCGGCGAACTCTTCATCAAGGACGGCGAGATCGAGCTCAATGCCGGCCGCAAGACCGTGACGCTGTCGGTCGCCAACACCGGCGACCGTCCGATCCAGGTCGGCTCGCACTACCACTTCTTCGAAACCAACCCGGCGTTGAAATTCGACCGCAAGAAAGCCCGCGGCATGCGCCTCGACATCGCCGCCGGCACCGCCGTCCGCTTCGAACCCGGCCAGACCCGCGACGTCCAGCTCGTCGCGCTCGCCGGCAAGCGCGTGATCCATGGTTTTCGCGCCGAGGTGAAGGGGAAGCTGTGA
- a CDS encoding urease subunit gamma codes for MNLSPREKDKLLVSMAAMVARRRLERGVKLNHPEAVALITDFIVEGARDGRTVADLMQAGAKVLTRAQVMDGIPEMIHDIQVEATFPDGTKLVTVHEPIR; via the coding sequence ATGAATTTGTCTCCCCGCGAAAAGGACAAGCTCCTGGTATCGATGGCGGCCATGGTGGCGCGGCGCCGGCTCGAGCGCGGCGTCAAGCTGAACCATCCGGAAGCGGTGGCCTTGATCACCGATTTCATCGTCGAGGGCGCGCGCGACGGCCGCACCGTCGCCGATCTGATGCAGGCCGGCGCCAAGGTCCTGACCCGCGCGCAGGTGATGGATGGCATCCCGGAGATGATCCACGACATCCAGGTCGAGGCGACATTCCCCGACGGCACCAAGCTCGTCACCGTTCACGAGCCGATCCGGTAG
- a CDS encoding urease accessory protein UreD, whose protein sequence is MRTGIAGAAAATFAANRAQGAVRFGVHLKDGATRRGDLHESGSLRVRFPSPEDDGLSAMFVNTAGGIAGGDRFEIAITADEGARLTLTTAAAEKVYRAPAAAARLDIALTVAAGAHLAWLPQETILFDRARIHRGFDIDLAEGASLLLCEIVVFGRAAMGETMRHGEFVDRWRMRRGGRLVFAETIRLDGEIGEKLARPAIAGGGCAIGTTLIVPGDEALVARIREASDSFGGEVGISAWNGFAMARFCAQDAARLRADMMTVLGRASAVPLPRLWLN, encoded by the coding sequence ATGCGGACCGGGATCGCAGGCGCGGCAGCGGCGACGTTTGCGGCAAACCGCGCCCAGGGTGCGGTCCGGTTCGGCGTGCATCTGAAAGACGGCGCCACCCGCCGCGGCGACCTGCATGAGTCGGGCTCGCTGCGCGTCCGCTTCCCATCGCCGGAGGACGACGGTCTCTCGGCCATGTTCGTCAACACCGCCGGCGGCATTGCCGGCGGGGACCGCTTCGAGATTGCGATCACGGCCGACGAGGGCGCTCGGCTGACCCTGACCACGGCGGCGGCTGAGAAAGTCTATCGCGCACCGGCAGCGGCGGCACGGCTCGACATCGCGCTGACCGTTGCCGCAGGCGCGCATCTCGCCTGGCTGCCGCAGGAAACCATCCTGTTCGACCGTGCCCGCATTCACCGCGGCTTCGACATCGACCTTGCCGAGGGTGCTTCGCTCCTGCTCTGCGAGATCGTGGTGTTCGGCCGCGCCGCGATGGGCGAGACCATGCGCCATGGCGAATTCGTCGACCGCTGGCGGATGCGGCGCGGCGGCCGGCTGGTGTTTGCCGAGACCATCCGCCTCGACGGCGAGATCGGCGAGAAGCTGGCAAGGCCGGCGATCGCGGGGGGCGGCTGCGCGATCGGCACCACGCTGATCGTGCCGGGCGACGAGGCGCTGGTCGCGCGCATCCGCGAGGCGTCGGACAGCTTCGGCGGTGAAGTCGGCATCTCCGCCTGGAATGGCTTTGCAATGGCGCGCTTCTGTGCCCAAGATGCCGCCCGGTTGCGCGCCGACATGATGACGGTGCTCGGCCGCGCCTCCGCCGTGCCGCTGCCGCGGCTGTGGCTCAACTAG
- the urtE gene encoding urea ABC transporter ATP-binding subunit UrtE, which translates to MLKIDNINLYYGAAQALRGVSLTAEPGKVTCVLGRNGVGKTSLLRAMVGQYPIASGTINFDGKDITALKPYERARRGIGFVPQGREIFPLLTVEENLKTGFGPLKREDRNIPDDVFSLFPVLETMLGRRGGDLSGGQQQQLAIGRALVMRPKLLLLDEPTEGIQPSIIKDIGRAISYLRNLGNIAIVLVEQYLDFACELGDSFAVMDRGAVKYACDRASLDPAEISRQMAL; encoded by the coding sequence ATGCTGAAGATCGACAACATCAACCTCTACTACGGAGCGGCGCAGGCGCTGCGCGGCGTGTCGCTGACCGCCGAGCCGGGCAAGGTGACCTGCGTGCTCGGCCGCAACGGCGTCGGCAAGACCTCGCTGCTGCGCGCCATGGTAGGCCAGTATCCGATCGCCTCCGGCACGATCAATTTCGACGGCAAGGACATCACCGCGCTAAAGCCCTATGAGCGGGCGCGGCGCGGCATCGGCTTCGTGCCGCAGGGCCGCGAGATCTTTCCGCTGCTGACGGTGGAAGAGAACCTGAAGACCGGCTTCGGTCCGCTCAAGCGCGAAGACCGCAACATTCCCGACGACGTGTTCTCGCTGTTTCCGGTGCTGGAGACCATGCTGGGCCGCCGCGGCGGCGACCTTTCCGGCGGCCAGCAGCAGCAGCTCGCGATCGGCCGGGCGCTGGTGATGCGGCCAAAGCTCCTGCTGCTCGACGAGCCGACCGAGGGCATCCAGCCCTCGATCATCAAGGACATCGGCCGCGCCATCTCCTATCTGCGCAACCTCGGCAACATCGCGATCGTGCTGGTCGAACAATATCTCGACTTTGCCTGCGAACTCGGCGACAGTTTTGCCGTGATGGACCGAGGTGCGGTGAAATACGCCTGCGACCGCGCAAGCCTCGATCCTGCCGAGATCAGCCGCCAGATGGCGCTGTGA
- the urtD gene encoding urea ABC transporter ATP-binding protein UrtD, with protein MNVMDTRATSAMLYLDGVHVSFDGFHAINNLSLALEPGEMRAIIGPNGAGKTTMMDIITGKTKPDEGTVLFDGTVDLTRLDETRIAELGIGRKFQKPTVFESQTVQDNLLLALNVDHSVRGTLFWRGSKAESERIDKVLETIRLTDARNRLAGSLSHGQKQWLEIGMLLAQDPKVLLVDEPVAGMTDVETHLTAELLKEINRNHTIMVVEHDMTFVRELGVKVTCLHEGSVLAEGSIDQVSSNERVVEVYLGR; from the coding sequence ATGAACGTCATGGATACCCGCGCCACCTCGGCCATGCTCTACCTCGACGGCGTGCACGTCTCGTTCGACGGCTTCCACGCCATCAACAATCTGTCGCTGGCGCTCGAGCCCGGCGAGATGCGCGCCATCATCGGTCCGAACGGCGCCGGCAAGACCACGATGATGGACATCATCACCGGCAAGACCAAGCCGGACGAGGGCACCGTGCTGTTCGACGGCACGGTCGATCTCACGCGGCTCGACGAGACCCGCATCGCCGAGCTCGGCATCGGCCGCAAATTCCAGAAGCCGACGGTGTTCGAGAGCCAGACCGTGCAGGACAACCTGCTGCTCGCGCTCAATGTCGATCATTCCGTGCGCGGCACGCTGTTCTGGCGCGGCAGCAAGGCCGAGTCCGAGCGCATCGACAAGGTGCTCGAGACCATCCGCCTGACCGATGCGCGCAACCGCCTCGCCGGCAGCCTGTCGCACGGCCAGAAGCAGTGGCTCGAAATCGGCATGTTGCTCGCGCAGGACCCGAAGGTGCTGCTGGTCGACGAGCCGGTCGCCGGCATGACCGATGTCGAGACCCATCTGACCGCGGAGCTTCTGAAGGAGATCAACAGGAACCACACCATCATGGTGGTCGAGCACGACATGACCTTCGTCCGCGAGCTCGGCGTCAAGGTGACCTGTCTGCATGAGGGTTCGGTGCTCGCCGAGGGTTCGATCGACCAGGTGTCGTCGAACGAGCGGGTGGTCGAAGTGTATCTGGGGCGCTAG
- the urtC gene encoding urea ABC transporter permease subunit UrtC has translation MTPHILTRSLDRAATAFVLIVAAIGVLIPLSNLLLPQGSMFQVPTYLVALWGKYVCYAILALSIDLIWGYCGILSLGHGAFFALGGYAMGMYLMRQIGSRGVYGNPVLPDFMVFLNWSKLPWYWYGFDKFWFAALMVLLVPGLLAFCFGWLAFRSRVTGVYLSIITQAMTYALLLAFFRNDFGFGGNNGLTDFKDIIGFNVQAEGTRAALFLLSCLALIIAFLICRAIVTSKLGKVLIAVRDAESRTRFLGYRVESYKLFVFTLSACMAGVAGALYVPQVGIINPSEFAPANSIEAVIWVAVGGRGTLVGAALGAVVVNYAKTFFTSGPLAPYWLFMLGALFILVTLLLPKGIVGTFSSWRETRRSAAIAADRDSAAREDGVGAPNPAE, from the coding sequence ATGACGCCGCACATCCTCACCCGTTCGCTCGACCGCGCGGCGACCGCGTTCGTCCTGATCGTCGCCGCGATCGGCGTGCTGATCCCGTTGTCGAACCTGCTGCTGCCGCAGGGCTCGATGTTCCAGGTGCCGACCTATCTGGTCGCGCTGTGGGGCAAATATGTCTGCTACGCCATCCTCGCGCTCTCGATCGATCTGATCTGGGGCTATTGCGGTATCCTCTCGCTCGGCCACGGCGCGTTCTTCGCGCTGGGCGGCTACGCGATGGGCATGTACCTGATGCGCCAGATCGGCAGCCGCGGCGTCTACGGCAACCCGGTCCTGCCGGACTTCATGGTGTTCCTGAACTGGAGCAAGCTGCCCTGGTACTGGTACGGCTTCGACAAGTTCTGGTTTGCCGCGCTGATGGTGCTCCTGGTCCCGGGTCTGCTCGCCTTCTGCTTCGGCTGGCTCGCCTTCCGCTCGCGCGTCACCGGCGTGTATCTGTCGATCATCACCCAGGCGATGACCTATGCGCTGCTGCTGGCGTTCTTCCGCAACGATTTCGGCTTCGGCGGCAACAACGGGCTGACCGACTTCAAGGACATCATCGGCTTCAACGTGCAGGCCGAAGGCACCCGCGCGGCGCTGTTCCTGCTGAGCTGCCTCGCGCTGATCATCGCTTTCCTGATCTGCCGAGCGATCGTGACCTCGAAGCTCGGCAAGGTCCTGATTGCGGTGCGCGATGCCGAAAGCCGGACCCGGTTCCTCGGTTATCGCGTCGAATCCTACAAGCTGTTCGTGTTCACGCTGTCGGCCTGCATGGCCGGCGTCGCCGGCGCGTTGTACGTGCCGCAGGTCGGCATCATCAATCCGAGCGAGTTCGCGCCCGCCAACTCGATCGAGGCGGTGATCTGGGTCGCGGTCGGCGGCCGCGGCACGCTGGTCGGCGCTGCGCTCGGCGCCGTCGTCGTCAACTACGCCAAGACGTTCTTCACCTCGGGGCCGCTCGCACCGTACTGGCTGTTCATGCTGGGCGCGCTGTTCATCCTGGTGACGTTGCTGCTGCCGAAAGGCATCGTCGGCACCTTCAGCAGCTGGCGCGAGACGCGGCGCAGTGCGGCCATCGCGGCCGACAGGGACAGCGCGGCGCGCGAAGACGGCGTCGGCGCACCGAACCCGGCGGAGTAG